CAAATCATTGAAGCGATTAAAGAAATGTCAGTATTAGAATTAAACGACTTAGTAAAAGCAATTGAAGAAGAATTTGGTGTAACTGCAGCTGCTCCAGTAGCAGTAGCAGGTGCAGCTGGTGGCGCTGACGCTGCAGCAGAAAAAACTGAATTTGACGTTGAGTTAACTTCAGCTGGTTCATCTAAAATCAAAGTTGTTAAAGCTGTTAAAGAAGCAACTGGTTTAGGATTAAAAGATGCTAAAGAATTAGTAGACGGAGCTCCTAAAGTAATCAAAGAAGCTTTACCTAAAGAAGAAGCTGAAAAACTTAAAGAACAATTAGAAGAAGTTGGAGCTACTGTAGAATTAAAATAATTCTAGTATCTTAAACTTAATAGTCAAAGTTTTATAACAATCATAGCCATATATGGATGATTGTTGTAATGAAATGATTCTTTGAGAAGTTAAAACCCCGTTATTTTGATAACGGGGTTTTATTCATGTAAACACATAACATAATGTTATAATAATGACGAGTTACAAAATGAAGATGAGGTGGAATAATGAGTCATTACTATGATGAAGACCCAAGTGTAAGTAGCAATGAGCAACGAATTCAATATCAAGTGAATCAACATCTTATCCATTTAATTACTGACAATGGCGTTTTTTCAAAAGATCGAGTGGACTACGGATCAGATGTTCTCATTCAAACTTTTTTAAAAGCACATCCACCTGGACCGAGTAAAAGAATAGCTGACGTTGGATGTGGATATGGTCCTATAGGTTTGATGATTGCAAAAGTATCTCCGCATCATACGATTACTATGCTAGATGTGAATCATAGAGCACTTGCTTTAGTTGAGAAAAACAAAAAATTAAATGACATTGACAATGTAATTGTAAAAGAAAGCGATGCTTTATCTGCAGTAGAAAATGAAAGTTTAGATTTTGTATTGACTAATCCACCGATAAGGGCAGGTAAGAAAACCGTACATCGTATTTTCGAACAAGCATTTGACAAATTGGACGCAAATGGAGAATTATTTGTTGTTATACAGAAAAAGCAAGGAATGCCATCTGCAAAGAAAAAAATGGAAGTGCTTTTTGGAAATGTAGAAGTGCTGAATAAAGATAAAGGATATTATATTCTAAGAAGCATAAAAGCTTGAAATGAATTCGATATTCTGTTATAGTTATATAATGTAAAAATTTATGTTCAATAAGTGTGTACTTTTACGTTAAATAGATAAGTTAATTAGGAATGAATATAGAATCGAAAATGGTGTCATCATTAGTGTTGCCGTTTTCTTTTTGTCTTTTTATTAATATGCTTATGTTATTTAACTAAAAGCGGATCACATAATTTTTGAGGGGTGAATCTGTTTGGCAGGTCAAGTTGTCCAATATGGAAGACATCGTAAACGTAGAAACTACGCGAGAATTTCAGAAGTATTAGAATTACCAAACTTAATAGAAATTCAAACTAAATCTTACGAGTGGTTCCTTAGAGAAGGTTTAATCGAAATGTTTAGAGACATTTCGCCAATTGAAGACTTTACTGGTAATTTATCATTAGAATTTGTGGATTACCGTTTAGGAGAACCAAAATATGATTTAGAAGAATCTAAAAACCGTGACGCTACTTATGCTGCACCTCTTCGTGTAAAAGTGCGTCTAATAATTAAAGAAACTGGTGAAGTTAAAGAACAAGAAGTTTTCATGGGTGATTTCCCATTAATGACTGATACAGGTACGTTCGTAATCAATGGTGCTGAACGTGTAATCGTATCTCAATTAGTTCGTTCACCATCCGTTTATTTTAATGAAAAAATCGACAAAAATGGTCGCGAAAACTATGATGCAACTATTATTCCTAACCGTGGTGCATGGTTAGAATATGAAACAGACGCAAAAGATGTGGTTTATGTTCGTATCGATAGAACACGTAAATTACCTTTAACAGTATTATTACGTGCTTTAGGTTTTTCAAGTGATCAAGAAATTGTTGACCTTTTAGGTGACAATGAATATTTACGTAATACTTTAGAGAAAGATAGCACTGAAAACACAGAACAAGCGTTACTAGAAATCTATGAACGTTTGCGTCCAGGTGAACCACCAACGGTTGAAAATGCGAAGAGTCTATTGTATTCACGTTTCTTCGATCCAAAACGCTATGATTTAGCGAGTGTAGGTCGTTATAAAACAAACAAAAAATTACATTTAAAACATCGTTTATTCAATCAAAAATTAGCTGAGCCAATTGTTAATACTGAAACTGGTGAAATCGTTGTTGAAGAAGGTACGGTACTTGATCGTCGCAAACTAGATGAAATCATGGACGTTCTTGAAGCAAACGCAAACAGTGAAGTATTTGAATTACATGGTAGTGTCATTGATGAACCAGTTGAAATTCAATCTATCAAAGTTTATGTGCCTAATGATGATGAAGGTCGCACTACAACAGTAATTGGTAATGCTTTCCCTGATTCAGAAGTTAAATGTATT
This is a stretch of genomic DNA from Staphylococcus roterodami. It encodes these proteins:
- a CDS encoding class I SAM-dependent methyltransferase, producing MSHYYDEDPSVSSNEQRIQYQVNQHLIHLITDNGVFSKDRVDYGSDVLIQTFLKAHPPGPSKRIADVGCGYGPIGLMIAKVSPHHTITMLDVNHRALALVEKNKKLNDIDNVIVKESDALSAVENESLDFVLTNPPIRAGKKTVHRIFEQAFDKLDANGELFVVIQKKQGMPSAKKKMEVLFGNVEVLNKDKGYYILRSIKA
- the rplL gene encoding 50S ribosomal protein L7/L12 — encoded protein: MANHEQIIEAIKEMSVLELNDLVKAIEEEFGVTAAAPVAVAGAAGGADAAAEKTEFDVELTSAGSSKIKVVKAVKEATGLGLKDAKELVDGAPKVIKEALPKEEAEKLKEQLEEVGATVELK